TTCATCAACACCTTTCAACTTAAGAGGTTCACGCTTGCGAAGCTCCTCATCATTGAGATAATCCGCAACCGTCGCAGATACAAGAATACAATCAGGTTCCGCCGCCGATTGGATACGTGCAGCAATATTTACCGTGGGGCCGATCGCTGTATAGTCCGATCGCTCCGCACTGCCAAACATCCCCACCACGGCTGTACCCTGATGAATGCCACAGCGAAATCTGACCGTGGGAATTCCCTGAGCCGCCCATTGCTCATTGAGTTGAGCCAGCGATCGCTGCATATGTTTTGCAGTTTGGACAGCACGGCGGACTTGCTCATTGGGACTGCAATCCTCAGGCGCACCAAAGAGAGCCATAATGCCATCCCCCATAAACTTATCAACCGTGCCACCATTGGCAAAAATTGCTTCTGTCATCGCACCTAGGTATTGATTGAGCAACTCAGCAACACGCCGCGATCGCAAAGTATTCGCAAGGGAAGTAAAGCCCACAATATCTGTAAAGAGAACCGTAATCATCCTTGGCTCAGGACGTAAATCCAGACTGAGTTCACCAGTGGCGGCTTTGGAAACCAAGCTGGGGGGAAGGAAACGCTTAAGAACTGATTCGGTGAGATAGAGATTGAGTTGAGCCACCCGCCGTTCGTTGGTCTTAAGCGCAAGTAAATTCCGAACTTCCGCTAACAATTCGCGATCGTTAAAAGGCTTGGCTAGATAGGCATCTGCACCCATTTCTGTACCTTCGATGCGCGTCTCTTCATTAGCTTTAGCCGTGAGCAAAATCATCGGCGTACCTGCTAATTGCTGATCTTGACGAATCATCGCAATCAAATCTAAACCAGAGACTTGGGGCATCATTAAATCCGTCACGATCAAATCAGGACAGTGTTTTTGAGCTTCGGTATAGCCATGAGCGCCATTGTGAGCGGAAATTACACTATAGCCTGCTTGATTGAGAACGCGCCGTAAATATCCGCGCAGGTCACGATTATCATCAACGATTAAAATTTTACCTGTGGGAGTATAAGAAATTTCTTCATGCTCACTATCCTGCATGAATATATCTTCTTCTAAACTGAGGTCAGTTTCTAGATCCGCAAGTTCCACTGAAGCTCTAGATATTTGTAAATCCGCAGGTAGGTTGGTAACTTGATCGAAGGGTAAATGCTTTTTACCAGTGGGAATTATGATTGCAAAGTTTGTACCATGACCGTAGTCTGAGGTGACGGAAATATTGCCACCATGCAGATTAACCAATTCTTTGACTAGAGCTAGCCCTAAACCACTACCTTCATAGCTACGGTTAACGGAACCTTCAGCTTGACGAAAGCGATCAAATAGAAATGGAATTTGATCTTGACGAATGCCAATCCCTGTATCATGAACATTCAGAATACAATGCTGACCATCTATATCAGTGGAAATACTAACCGTAACACTGCCATTACTAGGCGTGAACTTCATCGCATTGGACAGTAAGTTATAGAGGACTTTATCAAATTTCTCTAAGTCCAGATAGATTTCTGGACATTCGCTAAACTCACTAAATAGATGGATATTTTTGCGATCGCAATAGGGGCGAAAAGCATCAATGGTTTGACTGGTAAATTCGACAAGATTGCAAGGGCGGAAACAAGCCTGCATCTTACCTGCGTCGAGACGTTGAATGTCAAGCAATTGATTAACCAGACGTAGCAAACGGCGACAGTTGCGTAAAGCAATTACCGACTGTTCGAGGGGAAGTGGTTGAGATTTCTCGATCGCTGCTTCTAAGGGACCAATGGTGAGGGTGAGGGGGGTGCGGAATTCGTGGGAAAGATTTTGAAAGAATTCAGTTTTCTGGAGATCTAGTTCAAGTAGTTGCTGGGCTTGTTGGCGAGTCTTTTGAAAGAGATGGGCTTGTTGGACTGCGATCGCGGCTTGCGCTGCCACAGCTTGGACTAAGGACACCTCTTCAGGTTGCCAATGACGCGGCAGTTTATTTTGACGCATAGAAATACTCCCAATTATCTTGCCTTCTGACAGTAAGGGGACAATTAGAAGCGATCGAGCAATGGAGCGTAATGGTAAATCGGCAATATTCCATTCTGGATTTTCGTGCAAATCAGAAATGGCGACGGGCTGCTTTGATTCAATTAAGGCTTGAAAGACGGGATTAACGGAGATATTGGCAGTTGACTGCGGTAAGGCTGTTTCATCGGGATTTACTGCATTATCGAGCATCTCATCGGGATCGAGCAAATGTAGCCCTACGCAACGTAAATAACTATCTTCTTCTGTCCATAGAGACAAAGCACAACTTTCGGAGTTTAAGGCTTGACCTAGCTGCTGGGTAATTGATGCAAAGATCTTTTGAGGATCGAGACTGGATCGAATGGTACTGGTAATCGTATTGAGGAGAGATTCTCGTTTGGCAAGTTCTTGAATGCGATCGTAGGCTCTGGCGCGAGAACTGACGATCGCAGCTTGATCGGCGGCTAAATCAATTAAGTCTAATTCATCGTTACTCCATAAATGTGGATTGTCGCAATGATAGAGAGCTAACATTGCCAAACATTCTTTTTGGACTTCAAGGGGAACAAATAGAACTGATTTAATATTCGCTTTGGCATAAATAGATTGATCAGCTTCGGAAATACGCCGATCGCTATCAATATCATTAATTGCCACAATCTGCGATCGCAAGGTGAGTACCTTTGCTAGTTGGGGTAACTCGGCGATTGGAAGACTGCAATAGGCAAAATAGTCTTCCGAAAGTAGCCTGTTCTCAACTAGTCTTAAAATGCTGCCTGAAACATCAAAATTACGAGCGATCGCTTCGGCGATTGTGGCAATGATTTCCCGATATGGGGCGGCACTATCGACTGATGAGGCGATCGCATTCAGTAGGGATTGTTGGCGTAGAGTGCGGCGTAAATCAGCAGTACGATTTCGCAAAACATTGTGCGTATCAATGGCTTGACGTACTACATTTTTAAGTTCTAATTCATCCCAAGGTTTGGTGACATATTTGAATACTTTGCAAGTATTAATTGCTTCAACTAAATCCTCAACATCGGTATAGCCTGTCAAAATAATCCGCATCGTATCTGGATATTTAACCGCCATTTGGCTCAAAAATTCAGTTCCACTCATGATCGGCATTCTTTGATCGGAGATAATTACCGCAACTTCTCCTTCGCGATCCAGTAATTCCAGAGCTTCTAAGCCACTATTCGCACGTAAAACTTCATAATCTCGATAAAAAGTCCGAAATAGCAAATCTAAGTTATCGGGTTCATCATCGATAACTAGCAACTTAGGTTTGGGGGCGATTTGCGAACCCATGGAGCTACTTCTTCCTAAAATTTTGATGCCAAAAACTTTGAGTTGAGAAACTAGTGAGCTTTATTTTTTTGCTGATGGCGTAATAAAAACTCAAAAACCTTACAGGAGCTATTTTTTATTTTGCGAATAACCATATACTCATTGGCAAACTCCTCTAAAAAAAGTATCAGTAAACACTAATGCAAATGAACTTGGAGTTGATAAACTTGGCTTGGTTCTGAATATACTTCCTTTTGCATCATAACCGATCCTCCTTACGTGTTTTTGCCTAGGATTTGCCTAGCATTCGCCCATTATTTGCTCAGCTTTTGAATCCAATATGGGTAGTGAGAGTGCGCCCCGAAGGGGCGCACTCTCACTACCCTCCAAATCTTAAAAATATAGCTCTCTTTAAATATCCAAAGGTTGGAAACTGATTAGCGGATCAAGTTTTGGCGGTGGATGAGAGCCGATTGAGCCTCCTCACGATCATCAAAATGGATTTTTTCTCGCCCGATAATTTGATAGTCTTCATGCCCCTTACCTGCAATCAGAATCGTATCGCCTGACTGAGCCTCATAAATAGCTGTTTGGATACATTTATGCCGATCGCCTTCGACAGTCATCGGTTTATCGCCGATATTCGCATTCACACCAACTACGACATCATCAAGGATTCTTTGGGGATCTTCAGTACGGGGATTGTCAGAAGTTACATAAACGCGATCGGCGAGTCTCGCAGCAATTCCCCCCATCAATGGGCGCTTAGTGCGATCGCGATCGCCACCACAACCGAATACACAAATTAATTCGCGCTGCGTAAAGGGACGCATCGCCTTGAGCAGGTTTTCTAGGCTATCAGGGGTATGGGCATAGTCCACGACCACGGTGACATCTTGATCGTCGCTAACCTGTACTCTTTCCACACGTCCCGGAACACTCTTAAATTCGGGTAAACGGCTGACTAATTCTGTCAAACTTAGCCCCATGTGCAGAGCCGTAGCGATCGCTGCCAAGATATTCTCGACATTAAAGCGACCAACTAGGGGTGACTGAAATGCGATCGCGCCCTGTGGGGTGTGCAAGGTTCCCGTCGCGCCATTGGGCAAATAGGTCAAGTTCTCAGTATAAAAATCTGCTTGGGAATTGCTAATGCTATAAGTCCAAATGGGTTTGTCTGTAATCATTTGCGCCAAACGTTGTCCGAAGGGATCATCAAAATTAATAATGGCTCGACCTTGCAAATAGGTATCACTGAATAGCAAAGCCTTCGCTTGAAAATAGTCTTCTAGATTTTTGTGATAGTCCAAATGATCTTGGGTCAAGTTGGTAAATACGGCGACCTCAAAGGGGCAACCTAATACGCGCCGTTGGTCTAACGCATGGGAGCTAACCTCCATCAAGCCCATGTCACAACCTGCGGCGATCGCTTCAGCAAGTTGTGCTTGTAAGTCCACGGCAAAGGGGGTGGTATGGTTGGCGGTCTTAGAATAGCCAGCCCAACGGGTATACAGTGTGCCGAACAACGCTACTGCATATTGAGTTTGCAATAAAAACTCGATCAGGTGCGTGGTTGTCGTTTTGCCATTTGTGCCTGTTACACCTACCAGTTTTAGCTTTTGAGCAGGATAGTCATAGAACGCAGTGGCAATTTTGCTACAAGCTACTACCACATCATCAACGGCGATCGCCTTAGCTTGATCTTGTTCAGATAAATTATCAAAAGCTGTATGGGAGATGATCGCCGCGATCGCTCCCTGTGTGATTGCCTGTGGCGCAAATTTGCCGCCATCTACTTGAGTTCCCGTCATGCCAATGAACAAGTCCCCCTCTTGGCAAGCCCTTGAATCTGTAATTACACGCTTTATTTCTAGCCCATCTAGTTCAGGCTGAGAATTTTGATACCCTGCCAATGCTAGCAATTGTCCTAAACGCATAATTCTCGATCCTTTCTCACAAGCACAAAACATCTCAGAATTCTTACACAAAATCTTGATTTGTGACAACCCAAAAAAAGGAGGGCGGCGCTTCGCGCCGCCCTCCTTTTTTTGGGGTTTATAAGGACTATTCTCATGACACCATTTCAAATATATCTTCGTCGCTGTAGCCTCCTTGTAGATCGGCTATTTTCAGCATTTTTTCGCGCAGCGATCGAAATCGACGTACTAGTAGATACTCACGAACCGCACGTTCGATAAGTTCGTTTGGGGAGATTGATTCAATTTTCGATCTCGCTTCGATGGAGTCTTTTACATCTGCGGCTAAGGATAAGGTTATGACTTCTTGCATATAGATATCAAGCTGATTTGTTTTATTTTAGCTTGGCTTAGATAAAACCCCAAACAGGAGGTGCGGCGCGAAGCGCCGCACCTCCTGTTTGGGGTTTTATCTAGAGATATGATGACTGTATTCGGCGATCGCCTCTGGATAAATAATATGTTCTTGAACTTGAATCCGCTTTTGCAGCTCTTCTAAACTATCTTCTGGCAATACAGGAACCGCAGCTTGCTTGAGGATTTTGCCGCTATCGACTTCGAGACTGAGTAAATGCACTGTGCATCCTGTGATCTTGACACCATAGTTAAAGGCTTGCTCGATCGCATGGATACCTTTAAAGCTAGGCAATAAACTGGGATGAATATTTAAAATGCGTTCTGGAAAAGCATCAATTAAAACTTGGGTGACGATTCGCATCCAGCCAGCCATGATTACCAAATCAACTTTATATTGCTGGAGAAGTTCAATAATGGCACGATCAATAGCTTGACGTGATTTGTAATCGCGATGATTGACTAAAATTGCAGGAATACCAAACTTTTCAGCGCGTTGTTTGGCAAAAGCATCTGGTTCGTTATAAATCACTAAGGCAATTTTGGCTGGCAATTTTCCCTGCTCAATGGCACAGGCGATCGCCTCAAAATTGCTACCACTTCCCGAAGCTAGCACGCCTAGAATCGCAACAGAATTGGAACTAGATGAATTGTCGGGTAGAACTGGCAAACTCACGAATCTTCAAGACCTCTAAACAAAAAGCGCAGACACAAGTTTACTATATAGAGGCAGTGCTTCGCTCTGCCTCTATATAGCTGATTTTGCCATGACTAGTTTATCGAAAATGTCTCTTTCTACTCAGGAAGATCGCGATCGCCTTACCTATCCCCTCAGCATTGCGCCCATGATGGATCGCACCGATCGCCATTATCGCTATTTCATGCGCCAAATTACGCGACGGACTTTGCTGTATACCGAAATGGTCACTAGTGCGGCAATTAAACATGGTGATCAAGATTATTTATTAGGATTTTCTCCAGATGAAAATCCTCTCGCTTTGCAGGTTGGTGGTGACAATCCACAAGATCTGGCGGAATGTGCGCGGATTGCTGAAGCGATGGGCTATGACGAAATTAATTTGAATGTGGGCTGTCCCAGCGATCGCGTCCAAAGTGGCAACTTTGGTGCATGTTTGATGAAAACGCCTGATCTAGTTGCTAAATGTATTGAAGCCATGATTGCCGCCGCTAAGATTCCTGTATCGGTCAAACATCGAATTGGGGTTGATGATTTAGATACTTACGAAGACATGCAAAATTTTGTCAGGATTCTGTCAGAGGCAGGTTGTCAGCGCTTCTCAGTTCATGCGCGAAAAGCATGGCTCCAAGGATTAAGCCCCAAAGACAATCGCGAAATTCCACCTTTGCGTTATGCCGATGTACATCGCTTAAAGCAAGAATTCCCACATTTGTTTATTGAGATTAATGGAGGGTTTACCACCTTAGCGCAAGCTCACGAGCAGTTACAGAAAGTTGATGCGGTGATGATTGGACGTGCTGCTTATGACAATCCCTATCTATTTGCAACTTGCGATCGCGAGTTTTTTGGTGATGAAACTCCCATGCGTAGTCGAGTGGAAGTTGCTGAGGCGATGATTCCCTATATCGATCAATGGATTGCTAAAGGATTGAGGTTACATAAAATCACACGCCACATGCTGCAATTGTTTCATGGTCAAGCAGGTAGCCGCCTCTGGAAGCGAATTATCACCGAGAAGTCCTGTATTGTTGGTGCTAGTTCTGAAGTGATCCGCGAAGCGATCGCCGCAGTGAAGGGGTAATGTACATTTACTTTTTTGCTTCTATTCTCAAACTCATTGGCTGTCCCCAGATAATTTTTTCGTGGGTATAAACGACCATGCCTGGTTTTGCGCCTTTGGGCTTAAATACATATTTGGGAATCGTGCAGACGACAGGAACTTGATCGCTCTGTCGAGCGCGACTGTAATAGGCAGCATAATTAGCGGCGGTTTGCAGATCTTGATCCTCGGCGATCGCTCCCGCAGGTAAGCGCAGCAACACATGACTGCCAGAAATTTCTTGAGCATGGAGCCAAAGATCGTATTCTCCAGCGATACGGAAGGAAATCAAATCATTTTGATAGTTGTTTCTACCCACCCATACTTCAAATCCATTGGGAGTGGTAAAGCGATGACAATCGGGAATTTCTTCTTGCTTAGTGCGATTGCTTTTATTTTTGCCACCTTTACTATTGTTTTTCGTGCGTGGCGCATATTCGGCGGTGACTTTAAGATAGCCCTGCTGAGCGAGTTCAGCCCGAATTTCCTGTAACGCCGAGAGTTCACTCTGTTCTAATAAACTCACGGCGGTAGAAACCTGTTCGAGGTAAGCGATTTCCTGTTGAACAGATTCTAATAATGGTGCGATCGCAAGGGCTGCTCGTTTTTGTTTTTGATGTTTTTTATAAAAGGATTGAGCATTCTGAGCAGCATTGAGAGTGGGATCTAGAGGAATAATCACTGATGCTTCTGAATGAAAATCCGTAAGTTTTATCTCTTTCATGCCGATTTCCCAGAGATGCAAATGAGCCATTAACAAATCTGCTTTATCTTTAAAATCATCGGCTTGAGTCGAGAGTTTAAGTCGGTCAAGAAATTCTGTTTCTTTAATGTTTAATTTGGCTAACTGATTTTGAATCGCTTGGCTAATTTGTTGATGCAATTGCTGAAAAGCGACTTGTCCCGTTTGTTGAGAATAGTAGCGATCGCAAAAATCGTTAACTGATAGAAAGAGTTTTAGATCCCCCCCAGCCCCCCTTGTAAAGGGGGGAGAATTTTCTTCTTCCCCCTTTACAAGGGAGGGGGATCTTTCGTGGTTCAGGCTAGGGGTGAGGGCATATCCTTTTCCTTCTAAATGTGGATAAAACTGTTTTTTATCAATACAGGTTAGCCATATTTGCCAAGCTTGATATAGTGCTTCCCATTCTGAGAGCGTTAAATCAGCAACATTTTGATCGCCATGGATATTAGGTATTGCCAATAGCGATCGCACTAACGACGAACTAACTCCACGATAATTACTGAGTAAATTGCGCTTAATCTCCTTGGGAATCAAAATCAAGCGATCGCGCCATGCGTCAAAGGATTCACTCAAACTGGGAATTGCTTCCAGTAAAGCTGGTGGTAATTCGTAGCGATCGCCTGTTTGGATTGGACGCACTCGCGACTGCTTGCTGCTGACTTGGTGGGCGGCGGTGACGATTTCGCCGTTGGCGTTTACTAAAATTGCGTTGCTATATTTGCCCATTACTTCTAAATACAGATGCCACTGCACCTCGTCATCGGGGCGTTTAGCAAATTGCAGATCGACGACGCGCTCCCAAGGGCTAGTTAGTTGCACTGAGACAAGGGCAAATCCTGCGACTTGATGCAAAATTTGTTGACTAAAGGTGAAAGTATCAGGCAGCTTTGGTGGTGGCGCACTGAGATGTAATCTGGCGGCTTGCGGATGCCAAGATAGCAATAGCCATTGTTTCTTTTCTAAAGTTCGTAATTGTAAATGAATCGTGTGGCGATCGCTTTGATGCACCTGCTCTAGTCTTGCAGGCACACAAGCTATATTTAGCTCATGGGTCAAAGCTACAAGGGTGGTTAGGTCAGCAGGTTGCATTGTCTTAAGCTCATATATATAACAATTCACAAAAGTGTGACGACACTTTTGTGAATTAAAAAACAGACCCAGTAAGGATTAGGAATTTAATAAAATTGGCATCAGCTATAGGGGAAGGTTTTGCCGATAGTCTTTCAGCGCATGGTCAAGTCGTCGGCAAAACCCACCCCTTGGATCTAGGACAAAAAGTAATTACACAACTGTTTGGATGGCAACATTGCGATCAATTGATTCTTTAAGAGCGCGAACGGTCGCAATCATCGAAACCACATCGCTCAGTTGGTTAACTGCGGAACCAACACCAACCCCCGATGCACCAGCCGCGATCGCCATTGGAGCAGTGATATTGCTCAAGCCAGATGCACAAAGAACAGGGATAGAAACTGCGCGGCTAATGGCATGAGCCGCCGCAAGGGTTGGTGAAGCTTTTTCGATCGCCCCAAGGATACCAGCATGAACTGGAGCCGAGCTTGTACCACCTTCAGTTTGAATAATGTCCGCACCGATCGCTTCGAGCTTCTCCGCGAGGGTAACTTGCTCATCAAGGGGTAAGGTGTGGGGAACAGTGACAGAAATCGCGGTGTGGGGCAGTAAGGCTCTAGTTTCTGTGGTCAAAGCAATAATTTCATCGGCAGTAAATACACGACCTTGAGCATAGAAGCTATCGTAGTTACCGATTTCGACGAGATCAGCACCATGAGCTACCGCTTCTACTAGTTTGCTTGCTTCAACTGCTGATACACAAATGGGCAAAGAGCAATTAGCCTTGGCGATCGCAATTAATTCTGTATCAGCCGCGATATCCACAAATGTTGCACCACCGCGATCGGCTGCTTGCACGACCATTTTCACGGAGTTGCGATCGAAGTTTTGAATACCACTAATGATCTTGAGCGCGTTGCGGTGGCTAAAAGCAGTGAGTAACGAAATAGGTAAACGAGACATAATCTTTGTCATCCTAATAGACTGAATATTTAGATGTAGAACTACTTTAACGCGATTTTGCGTAATACCAATTCACCTTATTTAATTACGAATTATACCAATTCACAAAAGAGTGGCAACACTTTTGTGAATTGAAAACCAGACCCAGCAAGGGTTTTAAAAGCACAAAATAGCTACGCCATTTTGTGCCTTGGTATTACAGCGCTATTGCGTAAGTCCTACTCCCTTTCCTCAAGGATTAGCGGCGCGAAGCGCCGCACTGCTAATCCTTGAGTGGGAACGAAGTAACTGTTTATACTAGTGGTTGGAAGCAAATATTCTCTAACCTCAGAGCCATATGGATACGATTCAGCAACCCCGATCCAAGATCGGTGCATTTGACAAACTGCGAAAAGCTTCAGAATTTACGATCGCGGGAGTTGAGGATTCGATTCCGTTGCGGGT
This genomic stretch from Pseudanabaena galeata CCNP1313 harbors:
- a CDS encoding Rqc2 family fibronectin-binding protein, which encodes MQPADLTTLVALTHELNIACVPARLEQVHQSDRHTIHLQLRTLEKKQWLLLSWHPQAARLHLSAPPPKLPDTFTFSQQILHQVAGFALVSVQLTSPWERVVDLQFAKRPDDEVQWHLYLEVMGKYSNAILVNANGEIVTAAHQVSSKQSRVRPIQTGDRYELPPALLEAIPSLSESFDAWRDRLILIPKEIKRNLLSNYRGVSSSLVRSLLAIPNIHGDQNVADLTLSEWEALYQAWQIWLTCIDKKQFYPHLEGKGYALTPSLNHERSPSLVKGEEENSPPFTRGAGGDLKLFLSVNDFCDRYYSQQTGQVAFQQLHQQISQAIQNQLAKLNIKETEFLDRLKLSTQADDFKDKADLLMAHLHLWEIGMKEIKLTDFHSEASVIIPLDPTLNAAQNAQSFYKKHQKQKRAALAIAPLLESVQQEIAYLEQVSTAVSLLEQSELSALQEIRAELAQQGYLKVTAEYAPRTKNNSKGGKNKSNRTKQEEIPDCHRFTTPNGFEVWVGRNNYQNDLISFRIAGEYDLWLHAQEISGSHVLLRLPAGAIAEDQDLQTAANYAAYYSRARQSDQVPVVCTIPKYVFKPKGAKPGMVVYTHEKIIWGQPMSLRIEAKK
- a CDS encoding response regulator: MGSQIAPKPKLLVIDDEPDNLDLLFRTFYRDYEVLRANSGLEALELLDREGEVAVIISDQRMPIMSGTEFLSQMAVKYPDTMRIILTGYTDVEDLVEAINTCKVFKYVTKPWDELELKNVVRQAIDTHNVLRNRTADLRRTLRQQSLLNAIASSVDSAAPYREIIATIAEAIARNFDVSGSILRLVENRLLSEDYFAYCSLPIAELPQLAKVLTLRSQIVAINDIDSDRRISEADQSIYAKANIKSVLFVPLEVQKECLAMLALYHCDNPHLWSNDELDLIDLAADQAAIVSSRARAYDRIQELAKRESLLNTITSTIRSSLDPQKIFASITQQLGQALNSESCALSLWTEEDSYLRCVGLHLLDPDEMLDNAVNPDETALPQSTANISVNPVFQALIESKQPVAISDLHENPEWNIADLPLRSIARSLLIVPLLSEGKIIGSISMRQNKLPRHWQPEEVSLVQAVAAQAAIAVQQAHLFQKTRQQAQQLLELDLQKTEFFQNLSHEFRTPLTLTIGPLEAAIEKSQPLPLEQSVIALRNCRRLLRLVNQLLDIQRLDAGKMQACFRPCNLVEFTSQTIDAFRPYCDRKNIHLFSEFSECPEIYLDLEKFDKVLYNLLSNAMKFTPSNGSVTVSISTDIDGQHCILNVHDTGIGIRQDQIPFLFDRFRQAEGSVNRSYEGSGLGLALVKELVNLHGGNISVTSDYGHGTNFAIIIPTGKKHLPFDQVTNLPADLQISRASVELADLETDLSLEEDIFMQDSEHEEISYTPTGKILIVDDNRDLRGYLRRVLNQAGYSVISAHNGAHGYTEAQKHCPDLIVTDLMMPQVSGLDLIAMIRQDQQLAGTPMILLTAKANEETRIEGTEMGADAYLAKPFNDRELLAEVRNLLALKTNERRVAQLNLYLTESVLKRFLPPSLVSKAATGELSLDLRPEPRMITVLFTDIVGFTSLANTLRSRRVAELLNQYLGAMTEAIFANGGTVDKFMGDGIMALFGAPEDCSPNEQVRRAVQTAKHMQRSLAQLNEQWAAQGIPTVRFRCGIHQGTAVVGMFGSAERSDYTAIGPTVNIAARIQSAAEPDCILVSATVADYLNDEELRKREPLKLKGVDETVLTFFVDS
- a CDS encoding DUF561 domain-containing protein, whose translation is MSRLPISLLTAFSHRNALKIISGIQNFDRNSVKMVVQAADRGGATFVDIAADTELIAIAKANCSLPICVSAVEASKLVEAVAHGADLVEIGNYDSFYAQGRVFTADEIIALTTETRALLPHTAISVTVPHTLPLDEQVTLAEKLEAIGADIIQTEGGTSSAPVHAGILGAIEKASPTLAAAHAISRAVSIPVLCASGLSNITAPMAIAAGASGVGVGSAVNQLSDVVSMIATVRALKESIDRNVAIQTVV
- the purN gene encoding phosphoribosylglycinamide formyltransferase, coding for MSLPVLPDNSSSSNSVAILGVLASGSGSNFEAIACAIEQGKLPAKIALVIYNEPDAFAKQRAEKFGIPAILVNHRDYKSRQAIDRAIIELLQQYKVDLVIMAGWMRIVTQVLIDAFPERILNIHPSLLPSFKGIHAIEQAFNYGVKITGCTVHLLSLEVDSGKILKQAAVPVLPEDSLEELQKRIQVQEHIIYPEAIAEYSHHISR
- the dusA gene encoding tRNA dihydrouridine(20/20a) synthase DusA, translated to MTSLSKMSLSTQEDRDRLTYPLSIAPMMDRTDRHYRYFMRQITRRTLLYTEMVTSAAIKHGDQDYLLGFSPDENPLALQVGGDNPQDLAECARIAEAMGYDEINLNVGCPSDRVQSGNFGACLMKTPDLVAKCIEAMIAAAKIPVSVKHRIGVDDLDTYEDMQNFVRILSEAGCQRFSVHARKAWLQGLSPKDNREIPPLRYADVHRLKQEFPHLFIEINGGFTTLAQAHEQLQKVDAVMIGRAAYDNPYLFATCDREFFGDETPMRSRVEVAEAMIPYIDQWIAKGLRLHKITRHMLQLFHGQAGSRLWKRIITEKSCIVGASSEVIREAIAAVKG
- a CDS encoding UDP-N-acetylmuramoyl-L-alanyl-D-glutamate--2,6-diaminopimelate ligase, translating into MRLGQLLALAGYQNSQPELDGLEIKRVITDSRACQEGDLFIGMTGTQVDGGKFAPQAITQGAIAAIISHTAFDNLSEQDQAKAIAVDDVVVACSKIATAFYDYPAQKLKLVGVTGTNGKTTTTHLIEFLLQTQYAVALFGTLYTRWAGYSKTANHTTPFAVDLQAQLAEAIAAGCDMGLMEVSSHALDQRRVLGCPFEVAVFTNLTQDHLDYHKNLEDYFQAKALLFSDTYLQGRAIINFDDPFGQRLAQMITDKPIWTYSISNSQADFYTENLTYLPNGATGTLHTPQGAIAFQSPLVGRFNVENILAAIATALHMGLSLTELVSRLPEFKSVPGRVERVQVSDDQDVTVVVDYAHTPDSLENLLKAMRPFTQRELICVFGCGGDRDRTKRPLMGGIAARLADRVYVTSDNPRTEDPQRILDDVVVGVNANIGDKPMTVEGDRHKCIQTAIYEAQSGDTILIAGKGHEDYQIIGREKIHFDDREEAQSALIHRQNLIR